The genomic DNA TCATCGAAGGCAACGTCAAGCGCAGCAAGCCGATCCGCGTGCTTCGCGACAACACCGTCGTGTTCCAGGGCGAACTGGAATCGCTGCGTCGCTTCAAGGACCTCGTCGACGAAGTACGCAACGGCATGGAATGCGGTATCGCCGTGAAGCAGTACAACGACGTCAAGGTCGGCGATCAGATCGAGTGCTTCGAACGTATCGAAGTGGCTCGTTCGCTGTAAGAGCGGAGTTGGGAGATGGGTAGCGGGAGCGCATGCTCCCGCGCCTCGCAAGTCGGGGCGTTGGCCGTTTCGGCGGCAGCCGGTTTTCGCGCCCCCACAACCCGTCTCCCACCCCCAAAGAATTTTTAAGGAGGCTCTATGCCCTCACGCGATTTCAAACGTACCGACCGCGTCGGCGCCGAACTCCGGCGTGAGCTTGGCCTCCTGGTTCACAGCGCGGTGCGCGACCACGGCCTGCCGTCGGTCAGTGTGTCCGATGTGGAAGTCACCCGCGACCTGGACTGGGCGACCGTCTGGGTTACCGCGTTGATGCCCGAGCAATCGTTGCAGGCAGTCAAGGCGCTGAACGAGCTGAAAGTCGAATTTCGCCGCGAGCTGTCGCGCTCGATGCGCCTGCGCCGCGTGCCGGAGCTGCGCTTCAAGTACGACGACTCGGTCGACAAGGGCGAGCGGATCGAGCAGTTGCTGCGCGATTCGGGCGATGCGGGCAGTTCCGAGACGACAGACGAATAATCGGCTTGGGCCAGACGCGCCCGTCCGTTTCCTGTTCCCCGTTCCCTAGCTCAATGCGCATCAAATTCCGCAACCTGCACGGCATCGTCCTGCTCGACAAACCCCTGGGGCTCAGCTCCAACCAGGCCCTGCAGGCGGTGCGCAAGCTGCTGCGTGCGGAGAAGGGCGGGCACACCGGTGCGCTCGATCCGTTGGCGACCGGCCTGCTGCCGCTGTGCATGGGCGAGGCGACCAAGGTTGCTGGCACCTTGCTGGGCTCGCGCAAGGCCTATCTGGCCGAATGCCGGCTGGGCGCCACCACTACCACGGCCGATCTGGAAGGCGAGATCGTCGCCGAGCGCCCGGTGCCTGAGCTGGACGAAGCCCGGATCGAACAGGCCCTGTCACGCCTGCGTGGCCGCATCACTCAGATACCCCCGGTCTATTCGGCGCTCAAGCAGGATGGTGAGCCGCTGTACCTGAGGGCGCGCCGTGGCGAGGACGTGGCTGCACCACCGCGCGAGGTGGATATCTATCGCCTGGACCTGCTGGAGCGGGCCGGTGATCGGCTCAAGCTCTATGTCGAGTGCGGGTCGGGCACCTATGTGCGCAGCCTGGCCGTGGACCTGGGCGAGGACCTGGGCTGTGGCGCGCATCTGACGGCGCTGCGACGCCTATGGGTCGAGCCCTTTCGCGAGCCGCGCATGGTCACCCTCGAAACCCTGCAGGCCGCCGCGGCGCAGGGTGACGCGGCCTTGCTGGCCCATGTGCTGCCGATCGCCGAGGGCCTCACCGACCTGCCGCAGCTGCGGTTGGACGCGGAGCAGAGCTTTGCCGTCTCACAGGGGCGTCAGATTCCGGTCGAGCCGTTGGTCGAGGAGACCCGGTACGCTGTCTTTGCCGATGACGGCCGCCTGCTGGCGCTGGCCGATATCCGGGAAGATGGAGTGCTGCGCATCGCCCGCGGCTTCAATTTGCCGCCTGGTGGAGCGATTTGTTAGTCCAGGAGCTGTCATGCTCTTGTTGTCTAGGTGTATCAATCGTTAGAATAGCCAGCTTGTTCCAAATCATTCATTCACAAGGCGAAGCTTGCGCAATGTCATCCCAGTGACATTGCGCAAGCTTCGCATCGCCTTTTAAGGAAGAGATTCTCATGTCCCTTACTGCAGAACAGACCGGCAAGATCATTGCTGATTTCGGCCGCGTGCCGAACGATACCGGTTCGCCGGAAGTCCAGGTGGCCCTGTTGTCGGCCCGTATCGACCACCTGACCGACCATTTCAAGACCCACAAGCAGGATCACCATTCGCGTCGTGGTCTGCTCAAGCTGGTCAATCAGCGCAAGTCGCTGCTGGGCTACCTCAAGAAGAATGACCTGGGCCGCTATCAGAGCCTGATCGAACGTCTCGGCCTGCGCCGCTAATCGACATCGACAAGGACACACACAACGTGGCGAAAGTAACCAAGTCATTCCAGTACGGTAATCACGAAGTCACACTGGAGACGGGCGAAATCGCCCGCCAGGCGTCCGGCGCAGTCATGGTCAGCATGGGCGGGACCGTTGTCCTGGTCACGGCCGTAGCTGCTTCCAAGGCGCGCGATGGGCAGGATTTCTTCCCTCTCACTGTCGACTACGTCGAGAAGTTCTACTCGGCCGGCCGTATCCCCGGTGGCTTCTTCAAGCGCGAAGGCCGCCCGACCGAAAAGGAGACGCTGACCTCGCGTCTGATCGATCGCCCGGTGCGTCCGCTGTTCCCGGAAGATTTCAAGAACGAAGTCCAGGTCATCGCCCAGGTCATCTCGCTCAATCCTGAGATCGACGGCGATATCCCGGCCATCCTGGGCGCGTCCGCTGCGCTCACCCTGGCCGGTATCCCGTTCAAGGGTCCGATCGGCGCTGCTCGTGTCGGTTACGCCGATGGCAAGTACCTGCTGAATCCGACCGCTACCGAGCTGAAGACCTCCGACCTCGACCTGGTCGTCGCCGGTACGCACAACGCCGTGCTGATGGTCGAATCCGAAGCCAAGCTGCTCACCGAAGAAGTGATGCTCGGCGCCGTGGTGTTCGGTCACCAGCAGATGCAGGTGGCAATCGAAGCCATCAATGCGTTTGTGGCCGAAGCCGGCCGCAAGACGTTCCATTGGGAAGCCCCGGCGCGCAACGACGCGCTGTTCGATTCGATCAATTCGATTCTTGGCGACCGTCTCGAAAAGGCTTTCGCGATCCGCGACAAGCTGGAGCGTCGCGACGCCATCAGCGCGC from Dyella sp. GSA-30 includes the following:
- the truB gene encoding tRNA pseudouridine(55) synthase TruB codes for the protein MRIKFRNLHGIVLLDKPLGLSSNQALQAVRKLLRAEKGGHTGALDPLATGLLPLCMGEATKVAGTLLGSRKAYLAECRLGATTTTADLEGEIVAERPVPELDEARIEQALSRLRGRITQIPPVYSALKQDGEPLYLRARRGEDVAAPPREVDIYRLDLLERAGDRLKLYVECGSGTYVRSLAVDLGEDLGCGAHLTALRRLWVEPFREPRMVTLETLQAAAAQGDAALLAHVLPIAEGLTDLPQLRLDAEQSFAVSQGRQIPVEPLVEETRYAVFADDGRLLALADIREDGVLRIARGFNLPPGGAIC
- the rbfA gene encoding 30S ribosome-binding factor RbfA; translated protein: MPSRDFKRTDRVGAELRRELGLLVHSAVRDHGLPSVSVSDVEVTRDLDWATVWVTALMPEQSLQAVKALNELKVEFRRELSRSMRLRRVPELRFKYDDSVDKGERIEQLLRDSGDAGSSETTDE
- the rpsO gene encoding 30S ribosomal protein S15 — its product is MSLTAEQTGKIIADFGRVPNDTGSPEVQVALLSARIDHLTDHFKTHKQDHHSRRGLLKLVNQRKSLLGYLKKNDLGRYQSLIERLGLRR